The following nucleotide sequence is from Microbulbifer sp. A4B17.
AAACGTAAAGGCTCATATCCAGCCCGGCCGCCTGTGAGGCCTCGTAAACTGACTGGGTAATCTGTCCGCCTGCGCTCCAGCCAAGAACAATGATCTCACCCGAAAGCCCATGCTTGTCCACGTAGTGTTTGGCGACCGCAGCTACTTGCCTGCCCCAGTCACGGATCGAGAACCCAGGGTAGACCTTGGAATATACCTTGTTTCCGGTCGGATAAGACGCGCCAAGAAAAGAAAAACCCTTCTGCCCAAACCAATAGGCTAGAAAATCCTTCTTGTCGCCGCCCGGGTAGCCATAGGCGACACGAGCTAGATGAAACCCACCCGGAACGAAGATCACCAGAGGTTTTTGAGGATCGCCAGCTTTAAAATAATTCAGTGTTTCTATGCCATTGGTTAGTAGCATCTCCTCACCTGGGTAAAGGTGAGCATTTACCTTGGTGTTTTCGACCGTCCAACTCTGCACAGCCTGGGCTCCCAAAGAAACTAAAGAAAAAAAGAACGCATACAATACCTTGATATATAGCCTCATTTTTAGCCTCCTATATGGGTTTAATACCTATTTATAAGCTTTTCTCGTCATTAATCACTAAAATAGTTCTTTCTATAAATTTTCTATAAGATTTTTGGGGGAGGAATGGGGATTTGTTCTTTACATTGAATTTTTCCAAAATGCCCTTAAATTGTGTATCAATCATTATTCCTTCCACATTGATCCCTTTTTGATGAAGCTCTTGAATTTTGTTTGTCCACTCGAAAGTATTTCTCCTGAATTCAAGTAGTGAGGATTTGCTTGATGGAACACCATGCCCCGGTATTATCAAGCTTTGCTCATCACCTAGATTTAAAATAGCATCAATCGCTTCATTAAAGCCTTTAATTCCGCCAGAATAAAATGCTGGGTGCCAGCTGGTATCGAATACATCACCGACAAATATTCAATTACTTTCCTTATGGTAATAGATATTGTCGATTGCTGAATGAGACTTGACTTTAATGTGAATGAAGCTATCCAAGTTAAAGGTATTCTGAACAAGTTTTCCACCTTGCTTTTCAAAGTACTCGTTTCCACCGGTGTGGTCAGAATGTGCGTGTGTGTTTAAAATGAAAGAGATTGGCTTGTTGTGAATTAATGTTTGCTAGTGAGAACTAGCTATTTCATTGAATGAAAACCGATATTATTTCCTTCGGTATCTTGCGCTATTGCGATAAAACCATACTCTCCAATAGACATTTTAGGCACTACTACCTTCCCACCTGCTGGCTCGACTCTGGCCAGTTCAACAGAACAATCTTCGCTATCAAAATACACCAGAGTGCTATTACCTCCAGCTTCAACACCATCCATTTTACAAATTGCTCCGCTTGCACCCGGCTCTTGTTTCATTGGAAATGCCCACATCTCGGGCTGAGGAAAATCTTTTACTTCGTCAGGATTGTCTAGTCGAGTTAACTCCTCCTTGAGAACAGCTTCATAAAAGGACTTTGCGCGCACCATATTATTTACATAAATTTCAAACCAACAAACTGCATTTGTATTCATTTGACTATCCTCTATGTTAAGTATCTAAGTATGGTTTGTATTTCTGGAGACATAACGAAGTTTTAGAAAGATCATCCATATTTTACGTTGGCGCGGAGCTAGGCTCTATTTGACTAGTATGGCCAATATACCCGCCGCCTTCAGCCCACCACAATACTTCATCAAAAATTGTAGACTCAGCATTGAGTTCGGTTAACGTAGCTCTGGTAAATATAATATTATCGATGCAGGCTTCCCTGGCCTTAGTTCGACCAATCTCGAGCATGTTTTCGGATATATCTACCGCTTCAATATGTTGCACATGCGGAGCGTGGTAAATCGCCGTAGCCCCTGTTCCACAACCAAACTCCAAAATATTCATATCGGGCGTAAAGAATTTCTGAGTATCTGAGAGATTCTTCTGATAACTTGCCTCATCAGCGATAGGGCTCCGAGCATATTCCTCTGCTTTCTATCCCAGAACTTATCAGATCTAGCCATATCAGTTCTAAGGCATTATCGGCGCTGATTCCTGACTCATAACGTCTCAAGCTGCGGCCCGAAGCGCCCGACAGTCTTAACATTTTATGTTTTTAAAACCCATTAAGGACACCCCACAACTTATCCCAACGTTCAAGCTTTTCACCGGCACTCAACAGTCTTGGCTGAATTTGAATAGGGTTGCCAAGTTTATTCACGTCTTGCAATAAATTGGAATTTACTGCTCCGCGAAGCTGACCATTTATATTGCAGCCTACGGCTAGTAGTTCATTACAAGCTTTGCAATGGTAGAAATTAGCAAGCTGATCACCATTTTTTTTAGTTGAAATCCCATCACCAATGAAAACCACTGACATATTCGGATCACTTATAATGCGTAACCGGTTGGCTTGGCAATAATCACAATCGCAAACGCGTGG
It contains:
- a CDS encoding VOC family protein — its product is MNTNAVCWFEIYVNNMVRAKSFYEAVLKEELTRLDNPDEVKDFPQPEMWAFPMKQEPGASGAICKMDGVEAGGNSTLVYFDSEDCSVELARVEPAGGKVVVPKMSIGEYGFIAIAQDTEGNNIGFHSMK
- a CDS encoding class I SAM-dependent methyltransferase; amino-acid sequence: MNILEFGCGTGATAIYHAPHVQHIEAVDISENMLEIGRTKAREACIDNIIFTRATLTELNAESTIFDEVLWWAEGGGYIGHTSQIEPSSAPT
- a CDS encoding MBL fold metallo-hydrolase, which gives rise to MHNKPISFILNTHAHSDHTGGNEYFEKQGGKLVQNTFNLDSFIHIKVKSHSAIDNIYYHKESN